The following are from one region of the Mustela lutreola isolate mMusLut2 chromosome 9, mMusLut2.pri, whole genome shotgun sequence genome:
- the LRRN4 gene encoding leucine-rich repeat neuronal protein 4: protein MWWALLALPVLLPTALRLCLAGPPQERGPLFWLTRQDSRESGAANATVSPCEGLPSAGASTLTLANRSLERLPNCLPPALRNLDASHNLLRALSAAELGALPQLQVLMLRHNRIAELRWGPGGPAALHTLDLSYNQLATLPPCAGPALPGLRSLALAGNPLQTLQPRAFACLPALRFLNLSGTALGRDLGAGIADGAFAGAGGALEVLDLSGTFLERVQSGWIRDLPKLTSLHLRKMPRLRTLEAAIFKMTPNLQQLDCQDSSALTSVHTQLFQDTPRLQVLLFQNCNLSSFPPWSLHSSQVLSISLFGNPLICSCELSWLLRDAKKTVLSRAADTVCVPASGSQDLFSAPLSLSQLPTVCHLDQSTTLNSSSPPAVPLTHQPSAQGLTTPWSTAPSTRPVEAGQSVTKPLSFSTDSTTQTAWSHSGIKVGTAHSMAIPTADSSTSSAPRRAANTAGAEHQEHAATLVHAPHVSAASTPSAGKHPGLFPTPWSQVQTPQPDYRAQATLQAPHPSPSEGGIPVLLLDESSEEEEEEGQKEEVGAPPQDVPCDYHPCKHLQTPCAELQRRSRCRCPGLSGEDSLPDPPRLQAVTETTDTSALVHWCAPNSVVHGYQIHYSPEGWAENQSVTVVADIYATARQHPLYGLSPGTMYRVCILAANRAGLSQPAQASGWTRACAAFTTKPSFVLVFAGLCTACGLLLITTLLLAACLCRRSRTVRLQCYNTHLVAYKNPAFDYPLKLQTLS, encoded by the exons ATGTGGTGGGCCCTGCTGGCCCTGCCGGTCCTGCTGCCCACGGCGCTGCGCCTCTGCTTGGCAGGGCCTCCCCAGGAGAGGGGCCCTCTTTTCTGGCTGACTCGGCAGGACTCTCGGGAAAGCGGGGCCGCCAACGCCACGGTCTCGCCCTGCGAGGGGCTGCCCTCCGCGGGAGCGTCGACCTTGACCCTGGCGAACCGCAGCCTGGAGCGTCTGCCCAACTGTCTGCCGCCCGCGCTGCGCAACCTAGACGCCAGCCACAACCTGCTGCGCGCCCTGAGCGCGGCAGAGCTCGGCGCCCTGCCGCAGCTGCAGGTGCTGATGCTGCGCCACAACCGCATCGCCGAGCTGCGCTGGGGCCCCGGCGGGCCGGCGGCGCTGCACACGCTGGACCTCAGCTACAACCAGCTGGCCACGCTGCCGCCGTGCGCCGGGCCCGCGCTGCCCGGCCTCCGCTCGCTGGCGCTCGCCGGGAACCCGCTGCAGACGCTGCAGCCCCGGGCCTTCGCCTGCCTCCCGGCGCTGCGCTTCCTCAACCTCTCTGGCACCGCGCTGGgccgcgacctgggggcgggcaTCGCCGACGGGGCCTTCGCGGGAGCGGGAGGCGCGCTCGAGGTCCTGGACCTCAGCGGCACGTTCCTGGAGCGCG TTCAGTCAGGGTGGATCAGAGACCTGCCGAAACTCACCTCTCTCCACCTGAGGAAGATGCCCAGGCTGCGGACCCTGGAGGCAGCCATTTTCAAGATGACCCCCAACCTGCAGCAGCTGGATTGTCAAGACTCGTCCGCCCTGACTTCTGTCCACACCCAGCTCTTCCAAGACACTCCTCGCCTACAGGTCCTTCTATTCCAGaa CTGTAACTTGAGTTCTTTCCCTCCGTGGAGCCTGCATTCCTCCCAAGTCCTGTCCATCAGCCTCTTTGGCAACCCCCTCATTTGCAGCTGTGAATTGTCCTGGCTCCTCAGGGATGCAAAGAAGACTGTCCTAAGCAG GGCAGCAGACACTGTGTGTGTACCGGCTTCAGGATCCCAAGACCTCTTCTCAGCCCCTCTTTCGCTGTCCCAGCTGCCCACTGTGTGTCATCTGGACCAAAGCACCACCCTCAATTCCAGCTCGCCCCCGGCTGTTCCCCTCACCCACCAACCGTCAGCGCAGGGTCTCACCACCCCATGGAGCACAGCTCCTTCCACTCGACCTGTGGAAGCTGGACAGAGTGTCACCAAGCCCCTCTCCTTCTCCACGGATTCCACCACACAAACCGCATGGTCCCACAGTGGCATCAAAGTGGGGACCGCCCACTCCATGGCCATCCCCACAGCAGATTCTAGCACCTCCAGCGCTCCGCGCAGGGCTGCAAACACAGCTGGGGCAGAGCACCAAGAGCACGCTGCCACGCTGGTCCATGCGCCTCACGTGTCAGCTGCTTCCACCCCCTCGGCCGGCAAACACCCTGGGCTCTTCCCTACCCCCTGGAGCCAGGTGCAGACGCCCCAGCCCGACTACAGGGCACAGGCCACCCTGCAGGCGCCTCACCCGAGTCCTTCTGAGGGCGGGATTCCAGTCTTGCTGTTGGACGAATctagtgaggaggaggaggaggaggggcagaaggaggaggtggGAGCACCTCCCCAGGATGTCCCCTGTGATTACCACCCCTGCAAGCACCTGCAGACCCCATGTGCGGAGCTGCAAAGGCGCTCACGGTGTCGATGCCCCGGGCTCAGCGGGGAGGACAGCCTCCCGGACCCCCCCAGGCTGCAGGCAGTGACCGAGACCACTGACACATCGGCCCTCGTGCACTGGTGCGCCCCGAACTCGGTGGTGCACGGCTACCAGATCCACTACTCTCCTGAGGGCTGGGCAGAAAACCAGTCGGTGACCGTGGTGGCGGACATCTATGCCACCGCCCGGCAGCACCCCCTGTATGGGCTCTCACCGGGCACCATGTACCGCGTGTGCATCCTGGCCGCCAACCGCGCGGGCCTGAGCCAGCCTGCCCAGGCCTCGGGCTGGACGCGGGCGTGCGCCGCCTTCACCACCAAGCCCAGCTTTGTGCTGGTCTTCGCGGGGCTGTGCACTGCCTGCGGCCTCCTGCTCATCACCACCCTGCTGCTGGCAGCATGTCTGTGTCGCCGCAGCAGAACGGTGCGCCTGCAGTGCTACAACACGCACCTGGTGGCCTACAAAAACCCAGCCTTCGACTACCCGCTGAAGCTCCAGACGCTCAGTTAG